Proteins encoded together in one Bactrocera neohumeralis isolate Rockhampton chromosome 4, APGP_CSIRO_Bneo_wtdbg2-racon-allhic-juicebox.fasta_v2, whole genome shotgun sequence window:
- the LOC126756230 gene encoding WD repeat and HMG-box DNA-binding protein 1, translating to MAYERSSLRYAHTNGFTSLTFTENDESIITCGSDGDIRVWRGIDDDDPSSTCLGEFVICIAHSGKRLLASTDRNTVQAYTYPELDSDGTLMRFTAPATCLRVHEKYVAAGSDDTNIKVLKSDDCKSEFHLQGHSGPVLGLDICNKGELLASISGDGNLKIWNLGQSGTEVKSISGLPKVNSFENAVHFGTPCFEPQSSKSLAYVLGKEIIVLNTDTWEVKFTLSDERNKGEYTCCRFSKDGQFLAAGTTKGEISVFDFLRKQSIKTEAPSSECQSITSISWNTAGTELAYCDVTGQLGTLFRTKGGNAAVFADGEAEEVDFGDIEFNNDDNDDLVSANGLDVNDENGDDDDDDGISIERLKNQVMRKAGGFADDLDENTHDSLPKSIHSDIEPQPLVKSFKQQPAFQPGATPTHLEHRYLVWNDVGIVTAHTEGNDGSLDVEFHDASVHHSLHIPNYSNHNIASLSTSVLALSAENSTKLVCIALAASGNKEWSVTFPDCESTEALVATNKLVGVVTSMQFLRLFTVMGTQREIISIPGPVLALAGHEDRIMVVYHSAPPGTLQQHLSAMLIQTSGMQLRTQHLTVPLTPERRLTWLGFSDCGSPVFSDSMGLLQLYSLKSQCWYPICDTLKQSQSVSNNYFIIAVSERSQIIQAVLCRGSSYPMTNPRPMTQELTLQLPICDIEVEKSELEDALVRASIMNMDNADKVIKETAIKLFALACRSEVEMRAKELIETIACPELLLLAVKYATKLGRIHLSDRLSELMPQLEEQNQRERQELHEFEQYNNVTLSSVMRSQSPSFNNSVSFGNRIAPKAMELTHARRASLKRFAMSNSPISFGKKSAILSATERNSSPTSTPSNIEAIESQENIPDKDGEQLDTANNDTKDVARTPLNAVNPFAAKRKHSEIDSSNKGGVLINGGKLKIVKK from the coding sequence atGGCCTATGAACGCAGTTCATTGCGCTATGCGCATACAAATGGATTCACAAGTCTTACATTTACGGAGAACGATGAATCCATAATTACGTGTGGCTCTGACGGCGATATACGCGTGTGGCGAGGCATTGACGACGATGATCCCAGTTCCACTTGCCTAGGTGAATTTGTTATATGTATCGCACATAGCGGCAAACGCCTACTGGCATCCACTGACCGAAATACTGTGCAAGCGTACACATATCCAGAGTTGGACAGTGATGGCACATTAATGCGTTTTACTGCGCCAGCCACTTGCCTTCGCGTGCACGAGAAATACGTTGCCGCTGGTTCAGACGACACAAATATAAAGGTGTTGAAAAGTGATGATTGCAAAAGTGAATTTCATTTACAAGGACATAGTGGACCTGTCCTCGGTCTAGATATTTGTAATAAAGGTGAATTGCTAGCTTCCATATCTGGTGATGGCAACTTGAAAATCTGGAACCTGGGTCAGAGTGGCACAGAAGTGAAAAGTATTTCGGGGTTACCTAAAGTGAATAGTTTTGAGaacgcagtgcattttggaacaCCTTGTTTTGAGCCACAAAGCAGTAAGTCGTTGGCATATGTGCTTGGTAAAGAGATAATAGTGTTGAACACAGACACCTGGGAAGTGAAATTTACGCTTTCTGACGAACGAAACAAAGGAGAATACACATGTTGCCGCTTCTCAAAAGATGGTCAATTTCTCGCCGCAGGAACCACGAAAGGTGAAATAAgtgtgtttgattttttacgaaaGCAGTCTATTAAAACCGAAGCACCGTCAAGCGAATGTCAATCTATTACCAGTATAAGCTGGAATACTGCAGGTACCGAATTAGCCTATTGTGATGTGACTGGTCAGTTAGGAACGCTATTTCGTACAAAAGGGGGCAACGCTGCAGTATTCGCTGATGGCGAAGCGGAGGAAGTTGACTTCGGTGATATTGAGTTCAACAATGATGATAATGATGATTTGGTGAGTGCCAATGGTCTGGATGTAAATGATGAAAATggtgacgatgatgatgatgatggtatCTCAATTGAACGTCTTAAGAATCAAGTCATGCGGAAAGCTGGGGGATTTGCGGATGATCTGGATGAAAATACGCACGATTCCTTGCCTAAATCAATACATAGCGATATTGAACCGCAACCACTAGTGAAGTCTTTTAAACAACAACCTGCATTTCAACCAGGTGCAACACCAACTCATCTGGAGCATCGTTATCTAGTTTGGAATGATGTTGGTATTGTAACAGCACATACAGAGGGCAATGACGGTTCTCTTGATGTAGAATTTCACGATGCCAGTGTACATCACTCCTTGCACATCCCAAACTATAGCAACCACAACATAGCTAGTTTGAGCACGAGCGTATTGGCATTGTCTGCGGAAAATTCAACCAAATTAGTGTGTATTGCGCTGGCAGCTTCCGGCAATAAGGAATGGTCGGTAACATTTCCTGATTGTGAAAGTACCGAAGCTTTAGTGGCAACCAACAAATTGGTGGGCGTTGTCACTAGCATGCAATTTTTGCGTCTGTTCACCGTCATGGGGACTCAACGTGAAATAATATCTATTCCAGGACCAGTATTAGCATTGGCTGGTCATGAGGATCGTATAATGGTAGTTTACCACAGTGCTCCACCCGGTACACTTCAGCAGCACTTATCCGCAATGCTAATACAAACATCTGGTATGCAGCTACGCACTCAACACCTCACAGTGCCCTTAACACCCGAACGTCGTCTGACATGGCTTGGTTTTTCAGATTGTGGTTCACCTGTATTTTCTGATTCCATGGGTTTATTGCAATTGTATAGCCTGAAGAGTCAATGTTGGTATCCAATCTGTGATACTTTAAAACAAAGTCAAAGCGTTTCGAACAATTACTTTATTATTGCTGTATCAGAACGTAGTCAAATTATTCAAGCGGTATTATGTCGAGGCAGCTCATATCCGATGACTAATCCGCGACCAATGACACAGGAGTTGACACTACAGTTACCCATTTGTGACATTGAAGTGGAGAAGTCAGAGTTGGAGGATGCTTTAGTGCGTGCTTCAATTATGAATATGGACAATGCTGATAAGGTAATTAAGGAAACAGCAATCAAACTTTTCGCATTAGCATGTCGCAGTGAAGTGGAGATGCGCGCCAAAGAACTCATTGAAACTATTGCTTGCCCCGAACTCTTGCTCTTAGCAGTGAAATATGCCACAAAGTTGGGACGTATACATCTTTCAGATCGTTTATCGGAACTGATGCCCCAACTTGAAGAACAAAATCAACGTGAACGTCAAGAGTTACACGAATTTGAGCAATACAACAATGTGACGCTATCGTCAGTTATGCGTTCGCAAAGCCCCAGCTTTAACAACAGTGTTTCATTTGGTAACCGAATAGCACCAAAGGCAATGGAATTGACACACGCGCGACGTGCATCACTTAAACGTTTTGCTATGTCCAATTCTCCAATTTCTTTCGGAAAAAAATCGGCAATTTTAAGTGCAACGGAACGCAATTCGTCGCCAACGTCTACCCCATCCAACATAGAAGCAATTGAATCACAAGAAAACATTCCTGATAAAGATGGTGAGCAGTTGGACACCGCCAATAATGACACAAAGGATGTTGCGCGTACACCGCTTAATGCGGTAAATCCGTTTGCAGCTAAACGCAAACATTCAGAAATTGATTCGTCCAATAAAGGTGGAGTCTTAATCAATGGTGGCAAGCTAAAGATAGTGAAAAAATAG
- the LOC126756253 gene encoding arginine-hydroxylase NDUFAF5, mitochondrial, giving the protein MFKSIRQISSKQLLHSYKICFYEKGCQSKAVKYSTQPAHQNIFDRNAKRLQKERAALNPDVELYDYLKEEVGFRLADRIIDIKREFTNAADIGCSRGFLSKHIMAESVQHLTLCDTSPTMLSQAQGTPGLKLTKLELDEEKLDFPDNSLDLVISSLSLHWVNDLPGCFSKVIRSLKPDGVFIASLFGGDTLYELRSSLQLAEIERKGGLSPHISPFTQIRDVGALLNRAGFTMLTIDTDEIVVGYPSMFELMWDLKGMAENNAAFNRPAHISRETMLAASAIYKELYAKDDGVTATFQIIYFVGWKPGPNQPKPLERGSGDVSLKDLGKIIESGGPKS; this is encoded by the exons atgtttaaaagtatTCGGCAAATAAGTTCAAAACAATTGCTACactcatataaaatatgtttttatgaaaaagggTGTCAAAGCAAAGCTGTGAAATATAGCACACAACCTGCacatcaaaatatatttgatagaAATGCAAAGCGTTTGCAAAAGGAACGCGCTGCCCTaaa CCCGGATGTAGAGCTCTATGACTACTTGAAAGAAGAGGTTGGATTTCGCTTAGCGGATCGGATCATTGATATAAAACGTGAGTTTACAAATGCCGCAGACATTGGTTGCAGTCGAGGCTTTCTTTCTAAACACATAATGGCGGAAAGCGTACAGCATTTGACGCTATGCGATACGAGCCCTACAATGCTGTCGCAAGCGCAAGGCACGCCTGGTCTGAAATTAACTAAATTAGAGTTGGACGAGGAGAAATTGGAT TTTCCTGATAACTCATTAGATTTAGTTATATCCAGTTTGAGTTTGCATTGGGTTAATGATCTGCCAGGTTGCTTTTCGAAAGTAATACGTAGCTTAAAACCTGATGGTGTTTTTATAGCGTCTTTGTTTGGTGGTGATACACTATATGAGTTACGTTCATCGCTACAATTGGCTGAAATCGAGCGTAAAGGCGGCCTTTCGCCGCATATTTCTCCTTTCACAcag ATTAGAGATGTAGGTGCTTTGCTGAATCGTGCTGGCTTCACCATGCTAACCATTGATACCGATGAAATTGTAGTGGGTTACCCCAGCATGTTTGAACTTATGTGGGATCTAAAAGGTATGGCAGAGAATAATGCAGCTTTCAATAGACCAGCGCATATAAGTCGCGAAACAATGTTAGCAGCAAGTGCTATTTATAAGGAGTTGTACGCTAAG GACGATGGCGTGACGGCgacatttcaaataatatacTTTGTCGGCTGGAAACCGGGTCCGAATCAACCCAAACCTTTGGAACGTGGCAGTGGTGATGTTTCGCTAAAAGATTTAGGCAAAATTATCGAATCTGGCGGACCAAAATCATAA
- the LOC126756257 gene encoding synaptosomal-associated protein 29: protein MANNYLQPVNNHFDLNTGDLEDVDDDIFLNNSRSNSTISGLDSGMEGAVGGRSTNPFDDPQQIYAERRREIESRSLESTQRSLGLLYETEDVGKATAAELAKQREQLENTSRQLDEINSTLRFSQRHLNGLKSVFGGLKNYLSGNRDVPLTRTPSTQSGVNQFGQNQEPRETTANISKSPPPMSPTERYNDHPISRIRDDSTAIKQREQIQAQRSNNPFQTQLESNLDEMCDNLSRLKFLATDLGSEIESQNELLDNMNYKIEDVDLKMNKQNKEINKLLGKK, encoded by the exons ATGGCCAATAATTACTTGCAGCCAGTGAATAATCACTTCGACTTGAATACAGGCGATCTAGAAGATGTAGAtgatgatatttttttaaataactctcGCTCCAATAGCACTATATCGGGTCTTGATAGTGGAATGGAGGGTGCTGTTGGTGGTCGTAGCACCAATCCATTTGATGACCCTCAACAAATTTATGCAGAAAGACGTAGAGAAATTGAGTCTCGTTCATTGGAGTCTACACAGCGCAGCTTAG gtttgtTATATGAAACGGAAGATGTCGGCAAAGCTACAGCAGCTGAGTTGGCAAAACAACGAGAACAATTAGAAAACACCTCGCGACAGTTAGACGAAATCAATTCGACATTGCGCTTTAGTCAACGTCACTTGAACGGCTTGAAAAGCGTATTTGGAggtcttaaaaattatttatccgGTAATCGTGATGTACCTTTAACCCGTACACCGAGTACACAAAGTGGTGTCAATCAATTTGGGCAAAACCAGGAACCAAGAGAAACTACTGCTAATATTAGCAAATCACCACCGCCTATGTCGCCAACGGAACGTTATAACGATCATCCCATAAGTCGCATTAGGGATGACTCCACAGCAATTAAGCAACGTGAACAAATACAAGCCCAACGAAGCAATAATCCATTCCAAACGCAATTAGAATCGAATTTGGATGAAATGTGTGATAATTTGTCACGTTTGAAATTTCTTGCCACCGATCTAGGAAGTGAAATCGAATCGCAAAATGAATTATTGGACAATATGAATTATAAAATCGAAGATGTGGACTTGAAGATgaataaacaaaataaggaAATTAACAAGTTGTTGGGCAAAAAGTGA